Proteins encoded in a region of the Tripterygium wilfordii isolate XIE 37 chromosome 21, ASM1340144v1, whole genome shotgun sequence genome:
- the LOC119987717 gene encoding ABC transporter G family member 1-like, with product MASYEHYPTSEPANLEIESTLQVETINYPLPAITNPNKEDAFLTWTDLWVKSTLLDALAGLSQLHMLTRRSFVNMNRDLGYYWLRFVIYIGLDVGLGIIFYNLGSSYGSIRARGSFLMFTSSLLTFMINGGFPSFVEDMKVFLQERLNGHYGVTAFVVGNTIPSSPYLIVISAMPGAIASIVFNFLMGIIAGAGIQGLMIFTGGFFRLPDDLPEPIWKYPLFYISFHKYAYQGLFKNEFEGLEFPGNNQAG from the exons ATGGCTTCTTATGAGCATTATCCAACATCTGAACCAGCCAACCTAGAAATTGAGTCTACCTTACAAGTAGAAACCATTAATTATCCATTGCCTGCGATTACAAATCCAAATAAGGAGGATGCCTTTTTGACATGGACGGACTTGTGGGTGAAG TCTACACTTCTTGATGCACTGGCAG GGTTGTCTCAACTTCATATGCTCACTAGGCGATCTTTTGTGAATATGAATCGCGATCTAGGCTACTATTGGCTGCGTTTTGTTATCTATATTGGGTTGGATGTTGGTCTTGGaattattttttacaatttagGCTCTAGCTATGGTTCAATTCGG GCTAGAGGTTCATTTCTAATGTTTACGTCTTCGCTCCTGACATTCATGATCAACGGTGGATTCCCTTCCTTTGTGGAGGACATGAAA GTATTTCTACAAGAAAGGCTAAATGGGCACTATGGAGTCACTGCATTTGTAGTTGGCAATACAATACCATCCTCGCCTTACTTGATCGTCATATCCGCGATGCCCGGCGCGATAG CAAGCATAGTCTTCAACTTCCTAATGGGGATTATAGCAGGAGCTGGTATTCAAGGACTCATGATATTCACCGGTGGGTTTTTCCGGCTGCCGGATGATCTCCCCGAGCCAATTTGGAAGTACCCTTTATTCTACATTTCATTCCACAAGTATGCCTACCAAGGATTATTCAAAAATGAGTTTGAAGGGCTAGAATTTCCTGGTAATAATCAAGCAGGATAA